A region from the Linepithema humile isolate Giens D197 chromosome 1, Lhum_UNIL_v1.0, whole genome shotgun sequence genome encodes:
- the Wdr59 gene encoding GATOR2 complex protein WDR59 isoform X2 produces MSKRNSDYVVTEHRDLQANTMAVDATGNYVLLAGRRYLAIKHLDEDVNTVKKFQRQSKYEVGSAEWNPCDLNSHLCAISSNTRIEILSFNGSGGNELQTTQSLKAHTRVVSDLNWHPKEPDIIASCSIDTFIHIWDIRDQRKPYLSLSAVAGSSQVRWNPLSPHTLATAHDGDIKIWDQRKANSPVQYITAHLTKIHGLDWCPFQQNQLASSSQDCTVKIFDIINPRRAENILTTNYPVWRARYTPFGEGLVTIVVPQLRRGENSLLLWNTSNLSSPIYTFVGHTDVVLEFQWRHLKLENNEFELITWCKDQCLRIFKINPFIKKLCSNGIDDGLSVYSQYSEENNLRVQSVQELQLNSSQSEPEINYITTKVDELAPQSETISAPDNSKKISSPTQPKSLQQEFSMINMNIPNIEVNAMDATERSCTITACTKNYNVILKVNFPVNYPYSAQPTFQFGTGTSIDNATMTKLQKVLTQTAQHRVRKNRSCLEPCLRQMISTLEQTCKKDEDESDHLPYHMQDNGNFLNSPSICSNYRDSYIPFPRTSGAKFCCVGILVCFGRSSYTRRTSMKPGDVTPRALSALDNSIGSGESFMHMYRSSYVPTNDNISISSYYFQDRKDLRRGLHGANRIHDRSYFKNYHPMVMIYDISSLFFVNKELAEKYTINTADISTMCQYNANVASVLERSDLVQTWCLAGLIISQPLSNTEQNLIQSCQSPDVDAPWPLHPWGQNLIHSLIQHYANQSDVQMAGMLSCALSYRSENTDAAQMRLTSKSVNVSRLSTGKWWLKPGGSPYHTIHLADTTLEGWNFQNLKQHRSNSWSESLDDLKVIQDTLGDSARNIKMECNVRRLLDEKYTALYDGYKKAYAEALHRWELLDGRAQVLKHLSTSPFDVQKGVELQCECRVCGKISRGPQCTNCKGLSFQCVVCHVTVKGASNSCMFCGHGGHIQHLAAWFAKETVCPTGCGCQCLHENSVLFKI; encoded by the exons atgtcTAAACGAAATAGCGATTATGTCGTTACGGAGCACCGTGACTTGCAG GCTAACACCATGGCTGTGGACGCGACCGGCAACTATGTTTTGTTAGCCGG ACGTAGATACTTGGCCATCAAACATCTGGATGAAGACGTGAATACAGTGAAGAAGTTTCAGCGACAGAGCAAATATGAAGTTGGCTCTGCCGAATGGAACCCGTGTGATCTAAATTCTCATTTATGTGCAATTTct agTAATACTCGAATTGAGATATTAAGTTTTAATGGATCAGGGGGCAACGAGTTACAAACTACACAGAGTTTAAAAGCTCACACACGAGTCGTTAGTGATTTAAACTGGCATCCTAAAGAACCGGACATTATTGCATCTTGCAGTATCGacacatttatacatatctGGGACATACGAGATCAGAGAAAGCCATACCTATCTTTGTCCGCAGTTG CGGGGTCATCCCAAGTGCGCTGGAATCCATTATCACCCCATACTTTAGCCACGGCACACGATGGAGACATTAAAATATGGGATCAGCGAAAGGCAAACAGTCCTGTGCAATACATAACAGCCCATCTAACAAAA ATACACGGTTTAGACTGGTGTCCCTTTCAACAAAATCAATTGGCATCATCTAGTCAAGACTGCACCGTCAAAATCTTTGATATTATCAATCCACGCAGAGCCGAGAATATCTTGACAACGAATTATCCTGTGTGGAGAGCGAGATACACG CCCTTTGGCGAGGGTTTAGTTACGATAGTGGTACCACAATTACGACGAGGAGAAAATAGTCTTTTATTATGGAACACGTCAAACCTTAGTTCGCCAATATACACATTTGTGGGCCACACAGATGTCGTGCTCGAATTTCAATGGAGGCATCTAAAACTAG AAAACAACGAGTTTGAACTCATCACATGGTGCAAGGATCAGTGTCTGAggatatttaaaatcaatccCTTCATAAAGAAA TTGTGTAGCAACGGTATAGATGATGGTCTGTCAGTTTACAGCCAATATTCagaagaaaacaatttaa GAGTACAATCTGTTCAAGAACTACAACTCAATAGTTCCCAGAGCGAgcctgaaataaattatatcacgACCAAAGTGGACGAGCTTGCGCCGCAATCTGAAACTATCAGCGCTCCAGATAATTCCAAGAAAATCTCGTCTCCCACTCAGCCAAAGAGTTTGCAGCAGGAATTCTCTATGATCAATATGAATATACCAAATATAgag GTGAACGCGATGGACGCGACAGAGAGGAGCTGTACGATAACCGCATGTACAAAGAATTACAATgtgatattaaaagtaaatttccCAGTAAATTATCCGTACAGCGCACAGCCGACTTTTCAATTTGGCACCGGCACGTCCATCGACAACGCGACGATGACCAAACTGCAAAAGGTTCTTACGCAAACCGCTCAGCATCGCGTCAGGAAAAACAGATCCTGCTTGGAGCCGTGCCTCCGGCAAATGATTTCAACTTTGGAACAG ACGTGTAAAAAAGACGAGGACGAAAGTGATCACTTACCGTATCACATGCAAGATAACGGCAACTTTCTGAACTCGCCTAGTATCTGCTCGAATTATCGGGACTCCTATATACCTTTTCCCAGAACATCTGGCGCTAAGTTTTGTTGTGTTG GTATACTTGTTTGTTTCGGTCGTTCCTCGTATACAAGAAGAACATCGATGAAACCAGGAGACGTGACGCCCAGAGCATTGTCTGCCTTAGACAACAGTATCGGTAGCGGCGAGTCTTTCATGCATATGTATCGAAGTTCCTATGTGCCCACAAACGACAATATATCCATTAGCTCATACTACTTTCAAGATCGT AAAGACCTTCGACGTGGATTGCACGGCGCGAATAGAATACACGATCGATCCTATTTCAAGAACTATCACCCGATGGTTATGATCTATGACATTTCGTCGTTATTCTTCGTTAATAAAGAGCTTGCTGAAAAATACAC GATCAATACCGCCGACATTTCGACTATGTGTCAATACAATGCAAACGTGGCTTCTGTACTGGAACGGTCTGACTTGGTTCAGACTTGGTGTTTAGCTGGTTTAATCATTTCGCAGCCACTTTCCAACACCGAGCAGAACTTAATCCAGTCGTGTCAATCTCCTGACGTCGATGCTCCGTGGCCTTTACATCCCTGGGGCCAAAACTTGATTCATTCCTT AATTCAGCATTATGCGAATCAATCTGATGTTCAGATGGCCGGCATGCTGAGCTGTGCACTTAGCTACCGATCGGAGAACACAGACGCCGCACAAATGAGATTGACTAGCAAATCCGTGAACGTCAgt AGGCTTTCCACAGGAAAATGGTGGTTGAAG CCTGGCGGTTCGCCTTATCACACGATACACTTGGCGGACACCACGCTGGAGGGATGGAATTTTCAGAATCTGAAACAACACCGGTCCAACTCGTGGTCGGAATCGCTCGACGATTTAAAAGTCATTCAAGACACGTTGGGTGATTCGGCGAGAAACATCAA AATGGAATGCAATGTACGCAGGTTGCTCGACGAGAAATACACAGCCTTGTACGACGGTTACAAGAAAGCATATGCCGAGGCGTTGCATAGGTGGGAGTTGCTGGACGGTCGCGCACAAGTCCTAAAACATTTGAGCACATCACCGTTCGACGTACAAAAGGGTGTCGAGCTGCAGTGCGAATGTCGGGTCTGCGGTAAGATCAGCCGAGGTCCGCAATGTACAAATTGCAAAGGTTTGAGCTTCCAGTGTGTCGTATGCCATGTAACAGTCAAAG GCGCAAGTAATTCTTGCATGTTTTGCGGCCACGGTGGACACATTCAGCACTTAGCGGCGTGGTTTGCGAAAGAGACAGTATGTCCGACGGGTTGCGGCTGTCAATGCCTGCATGAGAACTCAGTGCTGTTTAAAATATAG
- the Wdr59 gene encoding GATOR2 complex protein WDR59 isoform X5, translated as MSKRNSDYVVTEHRDLQANTMAVDATGNYVLLAGRRYLAIKHLDEDVNTVKKFQRQSKYEVGSAEWNPCDLNSHLCAISSNTRIEILSFNGSGGNELQTTQSLKAHTRVVSDLNWHPKEPDIIASCSIDTFIHIWDIRDQRKPYLSLSAVAGSSQVRWNPLSPHTLATAHDGDIKIWDQRKANSPVQYITAHLTKIHGLDWCPFQQNQLASSSQDCTVKIFDIINPRRAENILTTNYPVWRARYTPFGEGLVTIVVPQLRRGENSLLLWNTSNLSSPIYTFVGHTDVVLEFQWRHLKLENNEFELITWCKDQCLRIFKINPFIKKLCSNGIDDGLSVYSQYSEENNLRVQSVQELQLNSSQSEPEINYITTKVDELAPQSETISAPDNSKKISSPTQPKSLQQEFSMINMNIPNIEVNAMDATERSCTITACTKNYNVILKVNFPVNYPYSAQPTFQFGTGTSIDNATMTKLQKVLTQTAQHRVRKNRSCLEPCLRQMISTLEQTCKKDEDESDHLPYHMQDNGNFLNSPSICSNYRDSYIPFPRTSGAKFCCVGILVCFGRSSYTRRTSMKPGDVTPRALSALDNSIGSGESFMHMYRSSYVPTNDNISISSYYFQDRQKDLRRGLHGANRIHDRSYFKNYHPMVMIYDISSLFFVNKELAEKYTINTADISTMCQYNANVASVLERSDLVQTWCLAGLIISQPLSNTEQNLIQSCQSPDVDAPWPLHPWGQNLIHSLIQHYANQSDVQMAGMLSCALSYRSENTDAAQMRLTSKSVNVSPGGSPYHTIHLADTTLEGWNFQNLKQHRSNSWSESLDDLKVIQDTLGDSARNIKMECNVRRLLDEKYTALYDGYKKAYAEALHRWELLDGRAQVLKHLSTSPFDVQKGVELQCECRVCGKISRGPQCTNCKGLSFQCVVCHVTVKGASNSCMFCGHGGHIQHLAAWFAKETVCPTGCGCQCLHENSVLFKI; from the exons atgtcTAAACGAAATAGCGATTATGTCGTTACGGAGCACCGTGACTTGCAG GCTAACACCATGGCTGTGGACGCGACCGGCAACTATGTTTTGTTAGCCGG ACGTAGATACTTGGCCATCAAACATCTGGATGAAGACGTGAATACAGTGAAGAAGTTTCAGCGACAGAGCAAATATGAAGTTGGCTCTGCCGAATGGAACCCGTGTGATCTAAATTCTCATTTATGTGCAATTTct agTAATACTCGAATTGAGATATTAAGTTTTAATGGATCAGGGGGCAACGAGTTACAAACTACACAGAGTTTAAAAGCTCACACACGAGTCGTTAGTGATTTAAACTGGCATCCTAAAGAACCGGACATTATTGCATCTTGCAGTATCGacacatttatacatatctGGGACATACGAGATCAGAGAAAGCCATACCTATCTTTGTCCGCAGTTG CGGGGTCATCCCAAGTGCGCTGGAATCCATTATCACCCCATACTTTAGCCACGGCACACGATGGAGACATTAAAATATGGGATCAGCGAAAGGCAAACAGTCCTGTGCAATACATAACAGCCCATCTAACAAAA ATACACGGTTTAGACTGGTGTCCCTTTCAACAAAATCAATTGGCATCATCTAGTCAAGACTGCACCGTCAAAATCTTTGATATTATCAATCCACGCAGAGCCGAGAATATCTTGACAACGAATTATCCTGTGTGGAGAGCGAGATACACG CCCTTTGGCGAGGGTTTAGTTACGATAGTGGTACCACAATTACGACGAGGAGAAAATAGTCTTTTATTATGGAACACGTCAAACCTTAGTTCGCCAATATACACATTTGTGGGCCACACAGATGTCGTGCTCGAATTTCAATGGAGGCATCTAAAACTAG AAAACAACGAGTTTGAACTCATCACATGGTGCAAGGATCAGTGTCTGAggatatttaaaatcaatccCTTCATAAAGAAA TTGTGTAGCAACGGTATAGATGATGGTCTGTCAGTTTACAGCCAATATTCagaagaaaacaatttaa GAGTACAATCTGTTCAAGAACTACAACTCAATAGTTCCCAGAGCGAgcctgaaataaattatatcacgACCAAAGTGGACGAGCTTGCGCCGCAATCTGAAACTATCAGCGCTCCAGATAATTCCAAGAAAATCTCGTCTCCCACTCAGCCAAAGAGTTTGCAGCAGGAATTCTCTATGATCAATATGAATATACCAAATATAgag GTGAACGCGATGGACGCGACAGAGAGGAGCTGTACGATAACCGCATGTACAAAGAATTACAATgtgatattaaaagtaaatttccCAGTAAATTATCCGTACAGCGCACAGCCGACTTTTCAATTTGGCACCGGCACGTCCATCGACAACGCGACGATGACCAAACTGCAAAAGGTTCTTACGCAAACCGCTCAGCATCGCGTCAGGAAAAACAGATCCTGCTTGGAGCCGTGCCTCCGGCAAATGATTTCAACTTTGGAACAG ACGTGTAAAAAAGACGAGGACGAAAGTGATCACTTACCGTATCACATGCAAGATAACGGCAACTTTCTGAACTCGCCTAGTATCTGCTCGAATTATCGGGACTCCTATATACCTTTTCCCAGAACATCTGGCGCTAAGTTTTGTTGTGTTG GTATACTTGTTTGTTTCGGTCGTTCCTCGTATACAAGAAGAACATCGATGAAACCAGGAGACGTGACGCCCAGAGCATTGTCTGCCTTAGACAACAGTATCGGTAGCGGCGAGTCTTTCATGCATATGTATCGAAGTTCCTATGTGCCCACAAACGACAATATATCCATTAGCTCATACTACTTTCAAGATCGT CAGAAAGACCTTCGACGTGGATTGCACGGCGCGAATAGAATACACGATCGATCCTATTTCAAGAACTATCACCCGATGGTTATGATCTATGACATTTCGTCGTTATTCTTCGTTAATAAAGAGCTTGCTGAAAAATACAC GATCAATACCGCCGACATTTCGACTATGTGTCAATACAATGCAAACGTGGCTTCTGTACTGGAACGGTCTGACTTGGTTCAGACTTGGTGTTTAGCTGGTTTAATCATTTCGCAGCCACTTTCCAACACCGAGCAGAACTTAATCCAGTCGTGTCAATCTCCTGACGTCGATGCTCCGTGGCCTTTACATCCCTGGGGCCAAAACTTGATTCATTCCTT AATTCAGCATTATGCGAATCAATCTGATGTTCAGATGGCCGGCATGCTGAGCTGTGCACTTAGCTACCGATCGGAGAACACAGACGCCGCACAAATGAGATTGACTAGCAAATCCGTGAACGTCAgt CCTGGCGGTTCGCCTTATCACACGATACACTTGGCGGACACCACGCTGGAGGGATGGAATTTTCAGAATCTGAAACAACACCGGTCCAACTCGTGGTCGGAATCGCTCGACGATTTAAAAGTCATTCAAGACACGTTGGGTGATTCGGCGAGAAACATCAA AATGGAATGCAATGTACGCAGGTTGCTCGACGAGAAATACACAGCCTTGTACGACGGTTACAAGAAAGCATATGCCGAGGCGTTGCATAGGTGGGAGTTGCTGGACGGTCGCGCACAAGTCCTAAAACATTTGAGCACATCACCGTTCGACGTACAAAAGGGTGTCGAGCTGCAGTGCGAATGTCGGGTCTGCGGTAAGATCAGCCGAGGTCCGCAATGTACAAATTGCAAAGGTTTGAGCTTCCAGTGTGTCGTATGCCATGTAACAGTCAAAG GCGCAAGTAATTCTTGCATGTTTTGCGGCCACGGTGGACACATTCAGCACTTAGCGGCGTGGTTTGCGAAAGAGACAGTATGTCCGACGGGTTGCGGCTGTCAATGCCTGCATGAGAACTCAGTGCTGTTTAAAATATAG